The following coding sequences lie in one Pseudoxanthomonas sp. SE1 genomic window:
- a CDS encoding HAMP domain-containing sensor histidine kinase: MLRQSLRKRVEYAFALCVVGLSVAWGLAFYAAIRFSEDRVLVNQLQRAAENYPDLTTSLRGYDDAGSLPEPLREWAQAGPDEGVYEFVAEELHVAVVPADNAGGRAFVVFDVAGIEAASSEDWWWLLVITGVVGVLGTLGFGLGVLVMRRAVAPVVQLADVVAGIDLEHLSAGDHKLIESSRFGSDEVGVLAGAIEKTLERISAFVVRERDFTGSASHELRTPITVITGALELLEQSDLSADDVKAVDRIRRATLEMKSTIEMFLCIAREADDGLYGEQFPVAPLVSRAVDQQRYLLNGKRVDVEVESLATPVVRGHPQAFLIAVTNLVRNAFEQTPGGQGPITVLLKEHALLVTNRLGDDEVGRLTPAAASSNGHGLGLGIVQRLCERNGWEFSLQVDEANVTACLSW; this comes from the coding sequence ATGCTGCGACAAAGTCTGCGCAAGCGTGTCGAGTATGCGTTCGCGCTGTGTGTGGTCGGACTCAGCGTGGCCTGGGGGCTCGCGTTCTACGCGGCCATCCGCTTCAGTGAAGACCGGGTGCTGGTCAATCAGCTGCAACGCGCCGCCGAGAACTATCCCGATCTCACGACGAGTCTTCGGGGCTACGACGATGCGGGGAGCTTGCCGGAACCCCTGAGGGAATGGGCGCAGGCAGGCCCTGACGAGGGCGTGTACGAGTTTGTCGCCGAAGAGCTGCATGTCGCGGTGGTCCCCGCCGACAATGCAGGGGGGCGCGCCTTCGTGGTGTTCGATGTCGCCGGCATCGAGGCGGCATCCTCCGAGGACTGGTGGTGGCTGCTCGTCATCACCGGTGTCGTGGGCGTGCTCGGCACCCTGGGTTTCGGGCTGGGCGTCCTGGTGATGCGGAGAGCGGTCGCGCCGGTGGTGCAGCTCGCCGATGTGGTCGCGGGGATCGACCTGGAGCATCTTTCCGCCGGAGACCACAAGCTCATCGAGTCCAGCCGGTTCGGAAGCGACGAGGTCGGCGTCCTCGCCGGTGCCATCGAGAAGACGCTCGAGCGCATCAGCGCGTTCGTCGTACGCGAGCGGGACTTCACCGGTTCCGCCAGCCACGAGTTGCGGACGCCCATCACCGTGATCACGGGCGCGCTCGAACTGCTGGAGCAAAGCGATCTGTCGGCCGACGACGTAAAGGCGGTGGACCGGATCCGGCGCGCGACGCTCGAGATGAAGTCCACGATCGAGATGTTCCTGTGCATCGCCCGCGAAGCCGACGACGGCCTGTATGGCGAACAGTTCCCGGTCGCGCCCTTGGTAAGCCGGGCGGTCGACCAGCAGCGCTACCTGCTGAACGGCAAGCGCGTCGACGTCGAGGTCGAAAGTCTTGCGACACCGGTCGTTCGAGGGCATCCGCAGGCCTTCCTCATCGCCGTCACCAACCTGGTTCGAAACGCGTTCGAGCAAACGCCCGGAGGGCAGGGGCCGATCACGGTGCTCCTCAAGGAGCACGCGCTTCTGGTCACCAACCGGTTGGGCGATGACGAGGTCGGGCGGCTCACGCCGGCCGCCGCCTCTTCCAACGGACATGGCCTGGGGTTGGGCATCGTCCAGCGACTGTGTGAGCGCAACGGCTGGGAATTCTCGCTGCAAGTGGACGAGGCGAATGTGACCGCCTGTCTTTCCTGGTGA
- a CDS encoding response regulator transcription factor yields MRALIVEDNRDICGNIATYLEKLGYVLDFAHDGVTAMNLALTNPFDVIVLDLMIPRMDGLTFCQRLRADAEIETPVLMLTAKDTLDDRLRGFDAGADDYLVKPFALQELHARIRALYKRSHRNADTLLTVGDLTLNRSTLQVHRAGRRVEINPAGMKLLRRLMEESPSVVDRDELETLLWADERPDGDALRSHMYKLRQAIDRSFDRPLIHTVHRIGYRIAEDSP; encoded by the coding sequence ATCAGGGCGTTGATCGTCGAGGACAACCGCGACATCTGCGGGAACATTGCCACGTACCTCGAAAAGCTCGGCTATGTCCTGGATTTCGCCCACGACGGCGTCACCGCGATGAACCTGGCGCTGACGAATCCGTTCGACGTCATCGTCCTGGACCTCATGATCCCGAGGATGGATGGCCTCACCTTCTGCCAGAGGTTGCGGGCCGATGCCGAGATCGAAACGCCCGTCCTCATGCTGACCGCGAAGGACACGCTCGACGACAGGCTCAGAGGGTTCGACGCCGGCGCCGATGACTACCTGGTCAAGCCATTCGCGCTGCAGGAGCTGCATGCGCGCATCCGGGCCCTGTACAAGCGGAGCCACCGCAATGCCGACACCCTGCTGACCGTCGGCGACCTGACATTGAACCGGTCCACGCTGCAGGTGCATCGGGCGGGGCGACGGGTCGAGATCAACCCTGCCGGCATGAAGCTGCTCCGGCGTTTGATGGAGGAGTCCCCGTCCGTCGTGGATCGCGACGAGCTCGAAACGCTGCTGTGGGCCGACGAGCGGCCCGATGGCGATGCGCTCCGCTCGCACATGTACAAGCTGCGGCAGGCAATCGACCGGTCATTCGACCGGCCATTGATCCATACGGTGCATCGGATCGGATATCGCATCGCAGAGGATTCCCCGTAA
- a CDS encoding aldo/keto reductase, whose translation MSLHDLLPGKLGFGTAPLGNMFRDIPEGEARATVDAAWNDGIRYFDNAPFYGAGLAEIRMGEALADKPRDAYVISTKVGRLVLDEIEDVSARDLGEKGDVFKYGRPNRIVNDYSYDATLRSIDDSLTRLKTDRIEIAWVHDIAQDFYGDEWLSMFESARTGAFKALDRLRDEGVIKAWGLGVNRVEPIELLLDLEGPRPDGFLLAGRYTLLDHSRALQRVMPKVAERGLGIVVGGPYSSGALVGGPNFEYAPATPQILDKVARIKALADRHGISMKAAGLQFVLANPAVAAVIPGASRPERIAEDRAALHETVPVDFWRDLRSAGLVAPDAPLPGIG comes from the coding sequence ATGTCCCTCCACGACCTGCTTCCCGGCAAGCTCGGCTTCGGCACTGCCCCGCTCGGCAACATGTTCCGCGACATCCCAGAGGGGGAAGCGCGCGCGACGGTCGACGCCGCGTGGAACGACGGCATCCGCTACTTCGACAACGCGCCCTTCTACGGCGCCGGCCTGGCGGAAATCCGCATGGGCGAAGCGCTGGCCGACAAGCCGCGCGATGCCTACGTCATCAGCACCAAGGTCGGGCGACTGGTGCTGGACGAAATCGAGGATGTCAGTGCGCGCGACCTCGGCGAGAAGGGCGACGTGTTCAAGTACGGCCGTCCGAACCGGATCGTCAACGACTATTCCTACGACGCCACGCTGCGCTCGATCGACGACAGCCTCACGCGCCTGAAGACCGACCGCATCGAGATCGCCTGGGTGCACGACATCGCGCAGGACTTCTATGGCGACGAATGGCTTTCGATGTTCGAAAGCGCGCGCACCGGCGCCTTCAAGGCACTGGACCGCCTGCGCGACGAAGGCGTTATCAAGGCGTGGGGGCTGGGCGTGAACCGCGTGGAGCCGATCGAGCTGCTGCTGGATCTGGAAGGCCCGCGTCCGGATGGTTTCCTGCTGGCGGGCCGTTACACCCTGCTGGACCACAGCCGCGCCCTGCAACGCGTGATGCCCAAGGTCGCCGAACGAGGCCTGGGCATCGTGGTCGGCGGACCTTACAGCTCGGGCGCGCTGGTCGGAGGCCCCAACTTCGAGTACGCACCGGCCACGCCGCAGATCCTCGACAAGGTGGCACGCATCAAGGCGCTGGCGGACCGTCATGGCATCAGCATGAAAGCCGCCGGTCTGCAGTTCGTGCTGGCGAATCCCGCGGTCGCCGCGGTCATCCCCGGCGCCAGCAGGCCGGAACGCATCGCCGAGGACCGTGCTGCCCTGCACGAGACGGTGCCCGTCGACTTCTGGCGCGACCTGCGCAGCGCCGGGCTGGTCGCGCCCGACGCGCCGCTGCCCGGCATCGGGTAA
- a CDS encoding SDR family oxidoreductase translates to MDVLAEKVAIVTGASSGIGRATARLFAREGACVVVSGRRHAELDTLVSEIEAAGGHAIAVAGDIKREEVAKALVDTAIDRFGGLDVAFNNAGVLGETKPITEMSLDEWHETLDANLSSAFLGAKYQVPAMLARGGGSLIFTSSFVGYTAGLPGMAAYAASKAGQIGLVKALAAEYGASGIRVNAVLPGGTDTPASITNAPDATPEVQAFVERIHALKRMASPEEIARSVLHLASDASSFITGTAFLVDGGVSITRT, encoded by the coding sequence ATGGATGTACTGGCAGAGAAGGTGGCCATCGTCACGGGAGCCAGTTCCGGCATCGGACGCGCGACGGCCAGGCTGTTCGCAAGAGAAGGCGCATGCGTCGTAGTGAGTGGGCGTCGTCACGCCGAACTCGACACGCTCGTCAGCGAAATCGAAGCGGCGGGCGGGCATGCAATCGCGGTTGCGGGCGACATCAAGCGCGAAGAAGTTGCAAAAGCCCTGGTCGACACAGCCATCGACCGCTTCGGAGGCCTTGACGTAGCGTTCAACAATGCAGGGGTGCTGGGAGAGACCAAGCCCATCACGGAGATGTCGCTCGACGAATGGCACGAGACGCTCGACGCCAATCTTTCCAGCGCGTTCCTGGGCGCCAAGTATCAGGTGCCGGCCATGCTGGCGCGCGGCGGCGGCTCGCTCATATTCACGTCTTCCTTCGTCGGCTACACGGCCGGCCTTCCCGGCATGGCGGCGTATGCCGCCAGCAAGGCGGGCCAGATCGGCCTGGTCAAGGCCTTGGCGGCCGAATACGGCGCGAGCGGGATCCGGGTGAACGCCGTACTCCCCGGAGGCACCGACACGCCCGCCAGCATCACCAACGCGCCGGACGCCACGCCGGAGGTGCAGGCCTTCGTTGAGCGTATCCACGCGTTGAAGCGCATGGCCTCGCCAGAAGAGATCGCACGCTCCGTCCTGCACCTCGCATCGGATGCGTCGAGTTTCATCACGGGGACTGCCTTTCTCGTCGACGGCGGCGTGTCCATCACTCGCACCTGA
- a CDS encoding TetR/AcrR family transcriptional regulator — MTQLEPNEDPRRRRTRQDLMAAFFSLVLSRRYHEIRVGDVLARSGVSRSTFYEHFRNKDELLAASLEGPFQTLANLVGEQADVNKVCAMLEHFWQNRALARSLFQGAALRVVRSTLVMHVENTLSQAQRSRLRIPVRLAAHGLADGLFSPVVAWLLGDAKCSAQELAVALQLSTAAATRALQTGVSADDWPRRRG, encoded by the coding sequence ATGACGCAGCTCGAACCCAACGAAGATCCCCGCAGGCGGCGCACGCGCCAGGACCTGATGGCGGCGTTCTTCTCGCTGGTGCTCAGTCGGCGCTACCACGAGATCCGCGTCGGCGATGTGCTGGCGCGATCGGGCGTCAGCCGCTCGACGTTCTACGAACACTTCCGCAACAAGGACGAGTTGCTTGCCGCCAGCCTGGAGGGGCCTTTCCAGACACTGGCCAATCTGGTGGGCGAGCAGGCGGACGTCAACAAGGTGTGCGCGATGCTCGAACATTTCTGGCAGAACCGCGCGCTCGCGCGCAGTCTCTTCCAGGGCGCTGCGCTACGTGTTGTCCGTTCCACGCTGGTCATGCACGTGGAGAACACGCTGTCCCAGGCGCAGCGCAGCCGCCTGCGCATTCCCGTGCGCCTTGCCGCACATGGGCTCGCCGATGGTCTGTTCTCGCCCGTGGTGGCGTGGTTGCTGGGCGACGCCAAGTGCAGTGCGCAGGAACTCGCCGTCGCGTTGCAGCTGTCCACGGCAGCGGCCACGCGCGCACTACAGACCGGCGTTTCCGCCGACGACTGGCCAAGGAGAAGAGGATGA
- a CDS encoding VOC family protein: MKMQRVIPMLPVRHMPTSVEFYAKLGFAVEKRNDEWRWAMLVLDECRLMVDESINQPPDAPRTSVIYLYPDDIFAYHRDVRRRGLDVPSIGHPFYGMSEFRIEDPDGNRLWIGQRTGS; the protein is encoded by the coding sequence ATGAAGATGCAGCGCGTGATCCCGATGCTGCCCGTCCGCCACATGCCGACGAGCGTGGAGTTCTACGCAAAGCTGGGTTTTGCCGTGGAAAAGCGCAACGACGAATGGCGTTGGGCGATGCTGGTGCTGGACGAGTGCCGGCTGATGGTGGACGAATCGATCAACCAGCCGCCGGATGCACCGCGCACTTCGGTGATCTACCTGTACCCCGACGACATCTTCGCCTACCACCGCGATGTGCGGCGGCGTGGCCTGGACGTGCCTTCGATCGGCCATCCCTTCTACGGGATGAGCGAGTTCCGTATCGAAGATCCCGACGGCAACCGTCTATGGATCGGGCAACGGACGGGAAGCTGA
- a CDS encoding zinc-binding dehydrogenase, producing the protein MRLLSRRIRKQAGRQGVSYSFLFMKASGDQLRALGSLIDAGAIRPVIDRTFPFASTNEAMAYVDKGRTKGKVVIRMA; encoded by the coding sequence ATGCGGCTGCTGAGCCGGCGCATCAGGAAGCAAGCGGGGCGCCAAGGTGTGAGCTATTCATTCCTCTTCATGAAGGCCAGCGGCGATCAGTTGCGCGCACTCGGCTCCCTGATCGACGCCGGAGCCATCCGGCCCGTCATCGACCGGACATTCCCATTCGCATCGACGAACGAGGCGATGGCATACGTCGACAAAGGGCGAACGAAGGGCAAGGTCGTTATCCGGATGGCATAG
- a CDS encoding nicotinate phosphoribosyltransferase: MQCLNNLLLNTDSYKASHWLQYPPGTDATFFYVESRGGTYDRTVFFGLQAILKEYLAKPITHADVDEARDLFAAHGEPFNEAGWRYIVDHHHGLLPIRIRAVPEGTVVPTHNALMTIESTDPQAYWAPSYLETMLLRIWYPVTVATISWHAKQTIRQFLERTSDDPEGQLPFKLHDFGSRGVSSVESAAIGGAAHLVNFLGTDTVSGLQLVKAYYHEPMAGYSIPAAEHSTITSWGRENEVQAYRNMLMQFAKPDSIVAVVSDSYDIYHAIKEHWGKTLRQEVIDSGATVVIRPDSGDPVAVVHQCLELLDESFGHSINGKGYKVLNHVRVIQGDGINPTSIRAILERITSAGYATDNVAFGMGGALLQRLDRDTQKFALKCSAARVNGEWIDVYKDPVTDKGKQSKRGRMTLLQHREYGNFRTVPVSVEAESLAEVEKPLGFDDAMVTIWEDGRIVHDDTFADIRARANAARL; this comes from the coding sequence ATGCAATGCCTCAACAATCTTCTCCTCAACACCGACAGCTACAAGGCCAGCCACTGGCTGCAGTACCCGCCAGGTACGGACGCTACCTTCTTCTACGTGGAATCGCGCGGCGGCACCTACGACCGCACCGTGTTCTTCGGTCTGCAGGCCATCCTGAAGGAATACCTTGCCAAGCCGATCACCCACGCCGACGTGGACGAGGCGCGCGACCTGTTCGCCGCCCATGGCGAGCCGTTCAATGAGGCTGGCTGGCGATACATCGTCGACCACCACCATGGCCTGCTGCCGATCCGAATTCGCGCCGTGCCTGAGGGCACCGTAGTGCCAACGCATAACGCGCTGATGACCATCGAATCGACCGATCCCCAAGCCTATTGGGCGCCGTCCTACCTGGAGACCATGCTGCTGCGCATCTGGTATCCCGTGACGGTGGCGACCATCAGCTGGCACGCCAAGCAGACCATCCGCCAGTTCCTGGAGCGCACCAGCGACGATCCGGAAGGCCAGTTGCCCTTCAAGTTGCACGACTTTGGTAGTCGAGGCGTTTCCAGCGTTGAGTCGGCCGCCATCGGCGGCGCGGCGCATCTGGTCAACTTCCTGGGTACCGACACGGTCTCCGGCCTGCAACTGGTCAAGGCTTACTACCACGAGCCAATGGCGGGCTACTCCATTCCCGCCGCCGAGCACAGCACGATCACCAGTTGGGGTCGTGAGAACGAGGTGCAGGCCTATCGCAACATGCTGATGCAGTTCGCCAAGCCGGACTCCATCGTGGCGGTCGTGTCGGACAGCTACGATATCTATCACGCCATCAAGGAACACTGGGGCAAGACGCTCCGGCAGGAAGTCATCGACTCCGGCGCCACGGTCGTCATTCGGCCGGACTCGGGCGATCCGGTGGCGGTGGTGCACCAATGCCTGGAGCTGTTGGACGAGAGTTTTGGCCACAGCATCAATGGCAAGGGTTACAAAGTGCTCAACCACGTCCGGGTGATCCAGGGCGATGGCATCAACCCGACCAGCATCCGCGCCATCCTAGAGCGCATTACCAGCGCCGGCTATGCCACAGACAACGTGGCCTTCGGTATGGGTGGTGCACTGTTGCAGCGGCTGGATCGCGATACCCAGAAGTTCGCACTCAAATGCTCGGCCGCCCGCGTCAACGGCGAGTGGATCGATGTTTACAAGGATCCGGTGACCGACAAGGGCAAGCAGAGCAAGCGGGGGCGCATGACCCTGCTCCAGCACCGCGAGTACGGCAACTTCCGTACAGTCCCGGTATCGGTCGAGGCCGAGTCACTAGCCGAGGTCGAGAAGCCGCTGGGCTTCGATGATGCGATGGTGACGATTTGGGAAGACGGCAGGATCGTCCACGACGACACCTTCGCCGACATCCGCGCCCGCGCCAACGCCGCCCGGCTCTAG
- a CDS encoding SDR family oxidoreductase, translated as MANWTASDIPPQTGRTAVVTGTGGIGFQTALALARAGANVIVAGRNAAKGAVAIAQIRREVPVANVRFAAVDLASLESIETFADTLRRSHGGLDLLVNNAAVMAPPRRLQTSNGFELQFGTNHLGHFALTGHLLPLLCKGNRPRVVSLSSVAARSGALDFHDLQSERDYKPMVAYGQSKLACLMFAFELQRRSVAAGWGIQSIAAHPGISRTDLLINGVGAGSMPGMARRYLWFLFQPAEQGALPSLFAGTAPEAEGGAYYGPDRMGETRGFPRPASVPMQAKDLEAAERLWSESERLTDTVFVTDRRPQPASSLFAV; from the coding sequence ATGGCGAATTGGACAGCGTCCGACATTCCGCCCCAGACAGGCCGCACCGCGGTCGTCACCGGGACCGGTGGCATAGGGTTCCAGACCGCATTGGCGCTGGCGCGGGCAGGCGCCAATGTCATTGTCGCGGGTCGCAATGCAGCGAAAGGCGCCGTCGCGATCGCGCAGATCCGCCGCGAAGTCCCGGTGGCCAACGTGCGTTTCGCGGCGGTGGATCTTGCCAGCCTGGAATCCATCGAAACCTTTGCGGATACCTTGCGCCGTTCGCATGGCGGCCTGGATCTGCTGGTCAACAACGCGGCGGTGATGGCACCCCCGCGCCGGCTGCAAACATCCAACGGTTTCGAGCTGCAGTTCGGTACCAACCATCTGGGGCATTTCGCCCTGACGGGTCACCTGCTGCCGCTGCTGTGCAAGGGCAACCGTCCGCGTGTGGTGAGTCTTTCGAGCGTGGCGGCCAGGAGTGGCGCGCTGGATTTCCATGACCTGCAGTCGGAGCGCGACTACAAGCCGATGGTGGCCTACGGCCAGTCGAAACTGGCGTGCCTGATGTTCGCGTTCGAACTGCAGCGGCGGAGCGTGGCGGCAGGTTGGGGCATCCAGAGCATCGCGGCGCATCCGGGTATTTCCCGTACCGATCTGCTGATCAATGGCGTGGGCGCAGGGAGTATGCCGGGCATGGCGCGCCGCTATCTGTGGTTTCTTTTCCAGCCTGCCGAACAGGGCGCGTTGCCGTCGTTGTTTGCCGGCACCGCGCCCGAGGCGGAGGGCGGCGCTTACTACGGTCCCGACCGGATGGGCGAGACGCGTGGATTCCCGCGCCCGGCCAGCGTGCCGATGCAGGCGAAGGACCTGGAGGCCGCCGAAAGACTGTGGAGCGAATCGGAAAGGCTCACCGACACGGTGTTCGTGACCGACAGAAGGCCGCAACCCGCATCCTCGCTGTTCGCTGTCTAG
- a CDS encoding L,D-transpeptidase produces MLTLAFASSAAPKTEPDTQQATAVADQLPEGQDVSGTVIELAGWIVATKDSQGYPFAIIDKASAQILVFGGDGRPRGAAPGLFGSAVGDHTAPGIAGLALREIPGRDRTTPAGRFVGGFGPSIDAGRVLWVDYDSAVSIHPTATGVPAEKREERLASPTPDDNRITHGCINVSPEFYERIMQPTFEKGGVFYILPDKDSIEETFPEFAQSRAAAQRSDGKRARSARR; encoded by the coding sequence CTGCTGACGTTGGCGTTCGCGAGCTCCGCTGCGCCCAAGACCGAGCCTGACACCCAGCAAGCGACCGCCGTCGCCGACCAGCTTCCGGAAGGCCAGGACGTCTCCGGGACGGTGATCGAGCTTGCTGGCTGGATCGTCGCCACCAAGGACAGCCAGGGCTATCCCTTCGCGATCATCGACAAGGCATCCGCGCAGATCCTGGTGTTCGGCGGTGATGGGCGGCCTCGCGGTGCGGCGCCTGGACTGTTCGGCTCGGCGGTCGGCGACCACACGGCCCCAGGCATCGCCGGTCTCGCGCTTCGCGAGATTCCAGGCCGTGATCGCACGACGCCTGCCGGTCGCTTCGTGGGTGGTTTCGGTCCGTCCATCGACGCGGGACGCGTGCTGTGGGTGGACTACGATTCCGCGGTATCCATCCACCCGACCGCCACCGGCGTCCCGGCCGAGAAGCGTGAAGAACGCCTCGCATCGCCCACGCCCGATGACAATCGCATCACGCACGGCTGCATCAATGTATCGCCCGAGTTCTACGAGCGGATCATGCAGCCGACGTTCGAGAAGGGCGGGGTGTTCTACATCCTCCCGGACAAGGACTCGATCGAAGAGACGTTCCCGGAGTTCGCGCAAAGTCGTGCGGCTGCGCAACGCAGCGACGGAAAACGTGCACGGTCCGCCCGCCGGTAG
- a CDS encoding bifunctional nicotinamide-nucleotide adenylyltransferase/Nudix hydroxylase, protein MLMEYDYLVFIGRFEPFHNGHAAVARLALSRASKLIFLVGSADTPRSLRNPWTVAERAVMIQAALDGSSDRLLIRPLRDHLYNEAQWIAGVQRTVAEAIRSDGGDAEAKVGLIGMDKDASSYYLREFPQWPLVDVQHTETLSATELRRYLFEAGTIDFHGALLMLRGNVPAPVYDMLEAFRKSSPSYGQLVAEYQFIEHYKAAWKDAPYAPTFVTTDAVVVHSGHVLLVRRRAEPGKGLWALPGGFVGQNEGLLDSCLRELREETRLKIPVPVLKGSLKGQHVFDHPERSQRGRTITHAFHFDFPTGELPEVRGGDDADKARWIPVSEALDMGPKLFEDHLHILEFFLGRG, encoded by the coding sequence ATTCTCATGGAATACGACTATCTGGTCTTCATCGGGCGTTTCGAGCCCTTCCACAATGGCCATGCCGCCGTCGCCCGCCTCGCACTCAGCCGGGCCAGCAAACTGATCTTCCTCGTCGGCTCTGCCGACACCCCCCGCAGCCTCCGTAACCCTTGGACCGTGGCCGAACGTGCGGTGATGATCCAGGCTGCCCTCGATGGGTCAAGCGATCGTCTGCTGATCCGTCCGCTGCGCGACCACCTCTATAACGAGGCCCAGTGGATCGCTGGCGTGCAGCGTACCGTGGCTGAGGCGATTCGGAGCGACGGCGGTGATGCCGAGGCTAAAGTGGGCCTCATCGGCATGGACAAGGACGCCTCGAGCTACTACCTGCGCGAGTTCCCGCAATGGCCGCTGGTGGACGTGCAGCACACCGAGACCCTGTCGGCCACCGAGTTGCGCCGCTACCTGTTCGAGGCGGGCACCATCGATTTCCACGGCGCCCTGCTGATGCTACGCGGCAATGTACCGGCGCCGGTGTACGACATGCTGGAAGCCTTCCGCAAGAGCTCACCGTCCTACGGCCAGTTGGTGGCCGAGTACCAGTTCATCGAGCACTACAAGGCGGCCTGGAAGGACGCTCCCTACGCGCCCACTTTCGTCACCACCGATGCGGTGGTGGTGCATTCGGGCCACGTGCTGCTGGTGCGCCGCCGCGCCGAACCAGGCAAGGGTCTATGGGCGCTGCCGGGTGGCTTCGTCGGCCAGAACGAGGGTCTGCTGGACTCCTGCCTGCGCGAGCTGCGGGAGGAGACGCGCCTCAAGATCCCGGTCCCAGTACTGAAGGGGTCGCTGAAGGGTCAGCACGTGTTCGACCACCCCGAGCGCAGCCAGCGCGGCCGCACAATTACCCACGCCTTCCACTTTGACTTCCCGACCGGTGAGCTGCCAGAGGTGCGTGGTGGCGATGATGCCGACAAGGCCCGCTGGATCCCGGTCAGTGAAGCGCTCGACATGGGTCCCAAGTTGTTCGAGGACCACCTGCACATTCTGGAGTTCTTCCTGGGCCGGGGCTGA